A window from Limnochordia bacterium encodes these proteins:
- the radC gene encoding DNA repair protein RadC: MQTVEQYAPTILQMDHLSTEEVISTMLSNNRSPDLLDRLVNTFGNLNAAAKKLCTMTGTELALLGKVSINEAWRILSAIELGKRVSFLSSGTLTKVRNPKDVARFLLTHMRLYDREHFIVILVNTQNEIICVETVAVGGLAHTAIHPREVFKGAIRHSASAVILAHNHPSGCCEPSGADIKVTQRLAKAGTLLGICVLDHLIIGDGVFTSMRDKMMID; the protein is encoded by the coding sequence TTGCAGACAGTTGAACAATATGCACCAACCATTCTCCAAATGGACCACTTATCCACAGAGGAAGTCATCTCCACTATGCTTAGTAACAATCGTTCCCCCGATCTTTTAGATAGGTTAGTCAATACCTTCGGTAATCTCAATGCCGCGGCAAAAAAGTTGTGCACCATGACTGGCACAGAGCTTGCTTTATTGGGTAAAGTCAGCATTAACGAAGCCTGGAGAATTTTGTCGGCAATCGAACTTGGAAAACGGGTTTCCTTTCTCTCTTCAGGCACCTTGACCAAGGTTCGCAATCCGAAAGACGTTGCTCGATTCCTGTTAACCCATATGCGGCTCTATGACCGCGAACACTTTATTGTAATTCTAGTTAACACCCAAAACGAGATAATCTGCGTAGAGACAGTGGCCGTAGGTGGACTGGCTCATACAGCCATTCATCCAAGGGAAGTATTCAAGGGGGCCATTAGGCACAGCGCCTCTGCTGTTATCTTAGCCCACAATCACCCATCGGGCTGCTGTGAGCCAAGTGGAGCAGATATCAAGGTCACCCAGCGACTGGCCAAAGCAGGAACTCTCCTAGGGATCTGTGTATTGGACCACTTGATCATTGGTGATGGTGTCTTTACCAGCATGAGGGACAAGATGATGATCGACTGA
- a CDS encoding cation:proton antiporter: protein MLTSLSLVFLLGLLLAAMTSKSKLPSLLGMILAGMVLGPYCLNLLSDSMLSISTDLRQLALVIILLRAGLALDINDLRQIGRPAILMCFIPACFEIVGVILIAPALLGVSILEAAIMGVVVAAVSPAIIVPRMLKLMEKGYGEKNRIPQLIMAGASLDDVFVIVLFTSFTKLASGENIAWFTLVKIPAAIVFGMIAGFCCGTCLSTIFRRIHIRDSAKVIILLSISCLLITVEQAIPQSIPFSGLIAVMATGMAILRNNRVLATRLSSKFSQLWVGAEIMLFVLVGATVDVRYALGAGAAGGLVILGSLLFRLVGVWTCLARTVLTKEEKLFCMIAYVPKATVQAAIGSIPLQMGLPCGKMVLTIAVLAILITAPLGAVGIDYSYKKLLTQSTEDSSNHCVSNR from the coding sequence ATGCTAACAAGTCTATCACTTGTATTCCTGCTAGGGCTACTCTTGGCCGCAATGACCAGTAAGTCAAAACTACCAAGTCTCCTCGGCATGATCCTGGCGGGAATGGTACTAGGGCCCTATTGCTTAAACTTGTTAAGCGATTCCATGCTTAGCATTTCGACAGATTTGCGTCAGCTTGCCCTTGTGATCATCCTCTTAAGAGCAGGGTTAGCTCTGGATATTAATGACCTTAGACAAATAGGTAGACCAGCAATTCTGATGTGTTTCATCCCCGCTTGCTTTGAGATCGTTGGCGTTATCCTAATTGCACCAGCCTTGTTAGGCGTATCCATTCTCGAAGCAGCCATCATGGGTGTAGTAGTAGCTGCGGTCTCACCTGCGATTATCGTCCCTCGCATGTTGAAGCTGATGGAAAAGGGGTATGGAGAGAAAAACCGTATTCCCCAGCTCATTATGGCCGGTGCGTCCCTTGACGATGTCTTCGTAATCGTACTATTCACGTCTTTCACCAAGCTTGCTAGCGGCGAAAACATCGCTTGGTTTACACTTGTCAAGATCCCAGCTGCCATTGTGTTTGGTATGATCGCTGGTTTTTGCTGCGGAACATGCTTGAGCACCATATTCCGCAGGATTCATATACGGGATTCTGCCAAGGTGATTATTCTACTGAGCATCTCGTGTTTGCTAATCACGGTTGAACAGGCAATCCCGCAGAGTATCCCATTTTCAGGACTTATAGCTGTCATGGCAACAGGTATGGCTATTTTAAGAAACAATAGGGTGCTTGCCACTCGGTTATCTAGCAAGTTTTCCCAGCTCTGGGTAGGGGCCGAAATCATGTTATTCGTCCTAGTTGGAGCAACTGTTGATGTCCGGTACGCCCTTGGGGCAGGCGCAGCCGGCGGCCTTGTAATCTTAGGTTCCTTGCTATTTAGATTAGTGGGGGTATGGACCTGTCTGGCCCGAACAGTGCTGACAAAAGAAGAAAAGTTGTTTTGCATGATCGCCTACGTACCAAAGGCTACTGTACAAGCAGCAATTGGCTCAATTCCTCTCCAAATGGGGCTTCCCTGCGGTAAGATGGTCTTAACAATCGCAGTTCTTGCAATTTTAATCACTGCACCCCTTGGTGCAGTGGGGATAGATTACAGTTACAAAAAACTGCTCACCCAATCAACAGAAGACTCGAGCAATCACTGTGTCAGTAACCGGTAA
- a CDS encoding glucose-6-phosphate isomerase yields the protein MISLDKKHSLVDEGQLTRIEPFIGAAHQILEQRSGAGRDYLGWLDLPDYDRTELDQIQEVASRIRSNSQVLVVIGIGGSYLGARAAIELLTPSFGGDGLQVVYAGHNLSSTYHAELLSYLDQYDVSLNVISKSGTTTEPAVAFRFLRRYMETRYGKSGAKERIVVTTDKAAGALRQLATEEGYASFVIPDDVGGRFSVLTPVGLLPIASAGINIQAILAGAKHAKDSYGSPQLEENDCYQYAALRHIYYEQGKTMELLVSYEPSLFYFAEWWKQLFGESQGKDGKGLFPGSVSFTTDLHSLGQYIQDGRRLFFETVLNVQEPHQNLIIEAEDADLDGLNYIAGKSVHEVNQKALQGTLLAHVEGLVPNLIINVPKITPTYFGQLVYFFEKACAIGGYLLGTNPFDQPGVEAYKKKMFALLGRPGYDL from the coding sequence ATGATCAGTCTAGATAAAAAGCATTCATTGGTGGATGAGGGGCAGCTAACTAGAATTGAACCGTTTATCGGAGCGGCCCATCAGATACTAGAACAACGTTCAGGCGCAGGAAGGGATTACCTCGGTTGGTTAGACTTACCTGACTATGATCGAACGGAACTGGATCAGATTCAGGAGGTAGCATCCCGGATTCGTTCCAACAGCCAGGTCCTCGTAGTCATTGGAATTGGTGGTTCCTATCTTGGAGCCCGGGCCGCGATTGAGCTGCTTACTCCAAGCTTCGGTGGGGACGGTCTGCAGGTGGTTTATGCAGGTCACAATCTAAGCTCAACTTATCATGCGGAGCTACTGTCCTATCTAGATCAGTATGACGTTTCCCTTAACGTCATCTCCAAGTCGGGAACCACTACAGAACCCGCAGTTGCCTTTCGATTTCTCAGGCGATATATGGAGACAAGATACGGTAAGAGCGGGGCTAAAGAACGCATCGTGGTGACCACAGATAAGGCAGCGGGTGCCCTAAGACAGCTAGCAACAGAAGAAGGGTATGCATCCTTTGTCATTCCCGATGATGTGGGCGGAAGGTTCTCTGTCTTGACTCCGGTGGGTCTATTGCCTATCGCCAGTGCAGGCATTAATATCCAAGCGATTCTCGCTGGTGCCAAGCATGCTAAGGATTCCTATGGCAGCCCACAACTTGAGGAGAACGACTGCTATCAGTATGCTGCCCTACGACATATTTATTATGAACAGGGCAAAACGATGGAGCTTTTGGTAAGCTATGAGCCAAGTCTATTCTACTTTGCCGAGTGGTGGAAGCAGCTATTTGGCGAAAGCCAAGGCAAAGACGGAAAAGGACTGTTTCCTGGGTCTGTTAGCTTTACCACAGATCTTCACTCCCTGGGGCAATACATCCAAGACGGAAGAAGACTGTTCTTTGAAACAGTGCTAAACGTGCAAGAGCCCCACCAGAACCTGATTATTGAAGCAGAAGACGCTGATTTGGATGGCCTCAACTATATCGCTGGGAAATCAGTCCATGAGGTTAACCAAAAGGCTCTTCAGGGAACTTTGCTTGCTCATGTGGAAGGACTAGTACCCAATCTCATCATTAACGTTCCCAAGATAACCCCTACGTACTTTGGGCAACTAGTCTACTTCTTTGAGAAGGCCTGCGCGATCGGTGGCTATTTACTCGGTACCAACCCCTTTGACCAACCGGGTGTTGAAGCCTATAAGAAAAAAATGTTTGCGCTCTTGGGTAGACCCGGTTACGATTTATGA